A stretch of the Vigna radiata var. radiata cultivar VC1973A chromosome 7, Vradiata_ver6, whole genome shotgun sequence genome encodes the following:
- the LOC106767810 gene encoding uncharacterized protein LOC106767810, translated as MTKQKERTKESKLSRYIKAPLRFLKKARDMYVRGMIHCSAQLSNVDAAMGCPTAQPCTLPRSFSVGSATRSTASDDDFKELIRAASLRTYGTAFDFGEAAAMKIKMPRSRSVGIGRIDEDKPCEFGDEAIKVRPRPNVYPRSKSYSTRRGAPGLF; from the coding sequence ATGACAAAGCAGAAAGAGAGAACCAAAGAGAGCAAACTCAGCCGCTACATCAAGGCACCCTTAAGGTTCCTCAAGAAGGCCAGAGACATGTACGTCCGAGGCATGATCCATTGCTCTGCCCAATTATCAAACGTCGACGCCGCCATGGGCTGCCCCACCGCCCAGCCTTGCACGCTTCCCAGAAGCTTCAGCGTTGGCTCAGCCACCAGATCCACCGCAAGCGACGACGACTTCAAGGAGCTCATAAGAGCCGCCTCACTCCGAACCTATGGCACTGCCTTTGACTTTGGCGAAGCCGCAGCCATGAAAATCAAAATGCCTCGGAGTCGTAGCGTGGGAATTGGAAGGATCGACGAAGACAAGCCCTGCGAATTTGGAGATGAAGCGATCAAGGTCAGACCCAGACCCAACGTTTATCCTCGAAGTAAAAGTTATTCTACCCGCAGAGGAGCACCGGGGTTGTTTTAG